TGACACTGATGAGTTTGATTGGGAAAGTGATGGACTGGCTGAGCCCTTGTCGGCTTTGGCCTTGGATAACCTTGATGCTTCTGGCCCATCCATGCCGGTAATTAGAGTAATAACTCATAGAAAACGTGTCTTTCAACTTATTATCTTTAATTATTATGATTATAATGTGGTGTTTGTTTGTGCCTATGTACACAGGATGTTACTGGCTGGGCCAAGGGGAAAGCACCA
The Aegilops tauschii subsp. strangulata cultivar AL8/78 chromosome 3, Aet v6.0, whole genome shotgun sequence genome window above contains:
- the LOC109739423 gene encoding DNA (cytosine-5)-methyltransferase DRM2-like, with the translated sequence MVDWISDSDDTDEFDWESDGLAEPLSALALDNLDASGPSMPDVTGWAKGKAPSASLVEEFVRMGYPKEIVLMAVEASGKR